Genomic window (Pseudovibrio brasiliensis):
TTCACTGGACAAAACGGCGTCTATGGCCGTGTTGATCCCGTAACGCAGGAAATTGAAGTCTGGCCAAGCCCACAAGGCCCCGGCCCTTATGGCATCACCGTCACCCCGCAAGGAGATGTCTGGTACGCGTCTCTCGCAGGCAGCCACATCGCCAACATCGACAGAACCAACGGACGCGCCCGCATTGTCACGCCTCCCACAGAGGAACAAGGCGCCCGTCGTGTCTGGTCCAACTCAGAAGGCAAGCTCTGGGTCAGTGAATGGCTCTCAGGGCAGGTCAGCGAGTACGACCCAAAGGCTGACACATGGCGCGCATGGCGCCTCCCCGGCAAGGATCCATTGCCCTACTCTGTCTATGTTGATGAAAACGACAAGGTCTGGCTCACAGACTTCGATGCCGATGCCGTTGTCTACTTTGATCCGGACACAGAAGAGTTCACCAGCTTCCCAAGCAACAAAACCGATCCTGATGTCCGCCAAATGGCAGGGCGCAAAGGTGAAGTTTGGGGCGGAGAATCTGGAACAGACAGGATCGTGCGCATTCAGTTTGAAGAAACAGAAACAACGTCATCCTGATCCAATCAAACAGGCAAAAAAGAAGGGCGCTTATCGAGGCGCCCTTTTCATTTAGAATGAGAATGCCATCTGGTCTTTGTTAGCTTTGGTTCCGTGAGGAATGCCCTCATGATCCAGCAGCCAGATCTTGGTGTCTATGCCGCCGCCAAAACCAACCAAAGCCCCATTTGAGCCGATTACACGGTGGCAGGGAATAACAATCGGCAGCGGATTCGCATTGTTCGCCAACCCAACAGCACGGCTCGCCCCCGGATTGCCTAGTGCCTTCGCCACATCGCCATAGCTGCGCGTCTCACCAAACGGGATCGCCGCAAGCTGTTCCCAAACACTCTTTTGAAACTCAGTGCCAATCAGCTTCCAATTGAGAGAAAACTCCTTGAGATCGCCCGCAAAATACGCTGCCAACTGCGCAATCAGATCCGCATAAGGCGTTGCATCCTCAACCCAGCCTTCTGCAACATACCGTCTGCGCGCACTTTCAGGAAAATGGATAAACTCCAGCCCACCGGCTTCCCCACCAATCAAAAGCTCCCCAACAGGGCTCTCATAGGTGCAATATGTGATTGGTTCTGCATCAGTGGTCATGCTCATCCCCTCCTTCGGAAGCTCATGAAAAAACTCTCCGCCGCAAACTGCAGCGGAGAGTTCCGTAAAGCTTATTGAAGGCATCAAAGCTAAGCAAGCTCATGCCTTTCATTCAGCGGCGTAAGTAACCTGTTTTTGAACACCGAGACCTTCAATGCCCAACTCCATCTTGTCACCCGGCTTCAGGTAAGTCTCTGGCTTCTGCCCCATACCAACACCCGGAGGCGTACCGGTGGAGATCACATCACCCGGCTGCAGGCTCATGAACTGGGACAGGTGCGAAATCACCTGCGCCACACCAAACACCATGGTTTTGGTGGAACCATCCTGATAGCGATGGCCGTTCACTTCCAGATACATGGAAAGGTTCTGTGGGTCTTCCACTTCATCACGTGTCACAAGCCATGGACCAATCGGGCCAAAGGTGTCAGCAGACTT
Coding sequences:
- a CDS encoding virginiamycin B lyase family protein, with protein sequence MNRREFLGASALTISSAYYMGIVAGPVFAESKDKANSIKNAKVTYFDARPGARSRDVGFGSDGMVWYCGQADGTLTRLDPDTGELHPVSLGEKAAPHGVVLGPDNAMWVTEGGQNAIARVDPATDAVTLIPLPAEFADANLNTGIFDHDGIYWFTGQNGVYGRVDPVTQEIEVWPSPQGPGPYGITVTPQGDVWYASLAGSHIANIDRTNGRARIVTPPTEEQGARRVWSNSEGKLWVSEWLSGQVSEYDPKADTWRAWRLPGKDPLPYSVYVDENDKVWLTDFDADAVVYFDPDTEEFTSFPSNKTDPDVRQMAGRKGEVWGGESGTDRIVRIQFEETETTSS
- a CDS encoding methylated-DNA--[protein]-cysteine S-methyltransferase, with the protein product MTTDAEPITYCTYESPVGELLIGGEAGGLEFIHFPESARRRYVAEGWVEDATPYADLIAQLAAYFAGDLKEFSLNWKLIGTEFQKSVWEQLAAIPFGETRSYGDVAKALGNPGASRAVGLANNANPLPIVIPCHRVIGSNGALVGFGGGIDTKIWLLDHEGIPHGTKANKDQMAFSF